The sequence CGGCTAAAAATGAATCTAAACAACTACCTCGTTATAATGGCGGGCGGGATTGGCAGCCGTTTTTGGCCTGTCAGTACCGCTCAAAAACCAAAGCAATTTCTGGATATGTTAGGAACAGGCAGAACACTGTTTCAACATACCGTTGATCGATTTAAAGGAATTTGCCCGCTTGAAAACATTCTTGTGGTCACTTCTGAGAATTACACCGCAATCGTAAAAGAACAATATCCGGAATTGCTTGACGGAAATATTTTGGCTGAACCTTGTATGAGAAATACAGCGCCTTGCATTGCGTATGCTTCTTACAAGATCAAAAAACTCAATCCAAATGCGAATATTGTAGTTAGCCCGGCGGATCATCTTATTGACGAATTCGATGTTTTCGAAAATACCGTTCAAAAAGGTCTGGATTTCACGGCTGCCAATAAGGCAATATTGACATTAGGTATTCTTCCCCATAAACCGGAAACCGGATATGGATATATCCAAACCTCGGATAAAAATGCGGAGATCGCAAGCGTGAAAGCTTTCAAAGAAAAGCCAGATCTTGACACTGCTAAGAAATACCTGGCCGATGGTGGATACTATTGGAATGCCGGTATCTTTTTCTGGTCAGTATCTACAATTATTGAAGCTTTTGAGAAATATAATCCAACCTTGGCTTCGACTTTCGAGAAAGGGCTGGAGTATTTTTACACGGAAAAAGAGGGAGAATACATCAACGAGGTGTTCCCCGCATGTGAAAATATCTCGATTGACTACAGTATATTAGAGAAAGCTGATAACCTTTTTGTTGAAAAGGCTACCTTCAGCTGGTCAGACCTAGGTACCTGGGGATCTTTGTGGGAAAAATCGGAAAAACCAGCAAATGGTAACTCCGCCGCAAGTTCCAAAGCCAAATTTTACGAGAGTAAAAATAATTTGGTTCACACCAGTACTATTAAAAAAGTAGTCGTGCAGGGTTTGGAAGATTACATTATTGTAGAAGCAAACGGCACGCTTCTCATTTGCAGCAAACAGGAAGAACAGCGCATCAAGCAGTTTCTAAATGACATGCAAAGCTGATAGAATCAGTCAATCAAGTATATGCTAGAAAACAATTTTATCCCGGGTATTCGGAACGCAAAGATCACGCAGGTCTTCACCATCGCATGGGGAATCATGATCCTTATATTGTGCCTCATGCCAGCGAGTGATTTGCCAAAGGTCGAAAGAATTCCGAACCTGGATAAAATTGTTCATTTCACCCTCTATTTTGTGCTCTCTGTATCAGAGTTGATAACTATTAAACTGCAGAAAACAAAAATTAACTCGGCATTTGTAATCATCGGCTTCTTTCTGGGGAGCTTCTTAATTGAAGTTCTGCAAGGAATCCTCCCGTTCAATCGTTCATTTTCT is a genomic window of Mangrovibacterium diazotrophicum containing:
- a CDS encoding mannose-1-phosphate guanylyltransferase, which gives rise to MNLNNYLVIMAGGIGSRFWPVSTAQKPKQFLDMLGTGRTLFQHTVDRFKGICPLENILVVTSENYTAIVKEQYPELLDGNILAEPCMRNTAPCIAYASYKIKKLNPNANIVVSPADHLIDEFDVFENTVQKGLDFTAANKAILTLGILPHKPETGYGYIQTSDKNAEIASVKAFKEKPDLDTAKKYLADGGYYWNAGIFFWSVSTIIEAFEKYNPTLASTFEKGLEYFYTEKEGEYINEVFPACENISIDYSILEKADNLFVEKATFSWSDLGTWGSLWEKSEKPANGNSAASSKAKFYESKNNLVHTSTIKKVVVQGLEDYIIVEANGTLLICSKQEEQRIKQFLNDMQS
- a CDS encoding VanZ family protein, whose amino-acid sequence is MPASDLPKVERIPNLDKIVHFTLYFVLSVSELITIKLQKTKINSAFVIIGFFLGSFLIEVLQGILPFNRSFSMLDLVANLSGLLGGLLFYRFVISEKIA